The sequence below is a genomic window from Chroogloeocystis siderophila 5.2 s.c.1.
ATCAAACCATATAAATATTGTTCCTATAATAAAAAGATAACTTAATAAAAAAAGAGCCAGGTACTTTTTAAGTTTTTTCATCTTTCCTACTGAACTTAAAAGCAGGGCAGGCTCTAATTCATACTATCTACCTGCCTCAAGCTGCTTTTTTATAGAATTTTACAATTAACAAAAAGCAGTAGAAGCACTTGCTTTATAGGAAAGGACTGCTGATATTACCCTCATTAAAACCTAGAACAGGTTGTTGTAGTTCAAGTGTTTCTAACTCTTTTCTGAATGCTTTAGATTTAGGTTTACGTAGATAAAGCAGTGTTATCCCAGTATTAATAAACAGAGAGCCTAGCGCTGCACCTAACAAAACTAACTCTGGTTTTGGTCCACTTGGACTTTCTGCAAGCGTGGGTTCTGAGAGCATTTGAATGAGAGGGTAGGAGCCAAATGCATTAGCTCGGCTAATATCAAGCTTAGTTAGAGTAGAAGAAAATACTGCTTCTGCAATTTGTACGTCTCGCTTCAGAGCATCTAAAGTAGACTCATTTTGTGCTAAATTTTTCAGCCTATTTTCAAGGATTGCAATCTGTCTATCTATTTCTTGAGCCTGAGCTTTTAGTCCTCGTTGTTCGGCTTGTGATGCAACTAACCCTTGGAATAGTGCTTCTCGCGCTGATTGAGAATTAGCTTGATTGAGTGCATATTGTTGTACTGCTTGCTCATCCACAGAACGCCCCAACAACTCTTGACTTCGAGATAAGAAAGCTGTTCGCGATGCATCTCGTTTTGCTTGTTGTTCAATTACAGTCGGATGATCGGGTAAAAATTTTGCGTTAAGTAAAGTTAGAGAAGCACTAGCATCACTATAATCTTTTAAATTCTGCTGAAATATTTGGTCAGATTGCAATGCAAAAGCATCCGCTGCTTGTTGAGAAGATATATTTAAATTGGCTGATAATTGACCTACACGAGAACTAATCTGCTGTTGTTGCGCCGAAACTTCTGCTTTTTGTCTTCTTAATTGTTCAATATTAGCAGAAAGATCTCTCAGCTGCTCATTAGATACTAATCCAGAGTTAGCTTTAAATGCTGAGAGTTTTTGTTGTGCATCTTGCAGCTTTTGCTTTGCTGAATCGAGCGTACTTTGGAAGCCCTTGTCTTGTTGGGCAATTTCTTTTGCTCTTAGCTGATTGAGTCTAGTTTGAAATGCTTGGTGAAATGCTAGAGATTTATTTCTAGCTTCTTCTGGTGTGGAACCTTTAAAGTCAAACGTCATCAGAGTTGTATTCAGTACAATTTTAACTCTGGGTTTGCCAAAATCCTCTAAAGGCAGATTAACCTGGCTTGCTGCTGCTCTTAATACTGGTTCACTTTCAGCAATAATTTTGTAAGTTTCTCTTGGATCTTGTATGGAGCTATTTGCATAGGGTGAAGAGTTTTCATAATAAGCTTGCCCAATATTTGGTAGGTTAACATTGGCAGCTGATTTTGTTTCCGGTAGAGTAGCTGTAGAAGTGCTAGTATATACAGGCTTTTTAAGTTTAATGAATAGCAATGCAGACCCCCAAATAGCGGCATTTGCTATTAAAGCAATCAATAAATAATACGACCAGCGGTTCTTTTTATGCGTTGATTTTGAGAGTGAGTACGAGGATAGAGCTTTAGTCATTGAAAAATCCTTTACTGTTCCTAAACAGCCTTATGTCGTTTCAATATCAAATATTAGAGCTAAACTAAATCGTATTAAATCGTATTATTTATAGCTTTAGCTCATTGCCTTTTTGTATGTGCAAAATGTACGTCTAACTGGTAGGGATATGTTTTAGGCAGACTTTCAGGAAATGGATTAACACTTGATGACGAACTTAAAATTTGTCTTCTTGTCTTTATGTTATATGAATGTTGAAAATAC
It includes:
- a CDS encoding GumC family protein, which codes for MTKALSSYSLSKSTHKKNRWSYYLLIALIANAAIWGSALLFIKLKKPVYTSTSTATLPETKSAANVNLPNIGQAYYENSSPYANSSIQDPRETYKIIAESEPVLRAAASQVNLPLEDFGKPRVKIVLNTTLMTFDFKGSTPEEARNKSLAFHQAFQTRLNQLRAKEIAQQDKGFQSTLDSAKQKLQDAQQKLSAFKANSGLVSNEQLRDLSANIEQLRRQKAEVSAQQQQISSRVGQLSANLNISSQQAADAFALQSDQIFQQNLKDYSDASASLTLLNAKFLPDHPTVIEQQAKRDASRTAFLSRSQELLGRSVDEQAVQQYALNQANSQSAREALFQGLVASQAEQRGLKAQAQEIDRQIAILENRLKNLAQNESTLDALKRDVQIAEAVFSSTLTKLDISRANAFGSYPLIQMLSEPTLAESPSGPKPELVLLGAALGSLFINTGITLLYLRKPKSKAFRKELETLELQQPVLGFNEGNISSPFL